The genomic window TGCCGACCTGGAAGATGTGCCCCTTCTCCCAGCCAGACTTCTGCTGGTGTTCGGCCTCTCGGCGATCGATATCACCGGTGATCCCGGTGTGGACGATCCTGTTTCCCAACTTGAAGTGGTACTTGTACGCGGTTCTGCTGGTCGGCATGCCGCGGGTTCTCGAGCCTACGCGCAGACGTCGCCGAGATACCCGCCGCCGCCGCAGTAGCGAACGTCCTGAATCTGCAGCAGGATGCCGTCCGGGTCCGTGAAGTACAGCTCCGGCGTGCCCTCCGGCGCGCCGCCGCGGTCCGGCATCCGCATCGTCACGTAGGACGTAAGCGGCCCGGGCGGTCCCTGCGCGCCAGCGGCCCGGGGGCGGATGCCGAATTCCTCGAGCGTGGCCATCACCTCTTCGTGCTGGAAGTTCTCCATCGACATG from Acidobacteriota bacterium includes these protein-coding regions:
- a CDS encoding GIY-YIG nuclease family protein, with translation MPTSRTAYKYHFKLGNRIVHTGITGDIDRREAEHQQKSGWEKGHIFQVGNRTTRAAAREWENEQREKGKPTGP